In the Pseudoalteromonas tunicata genome, one interval contains:
- a CDS encoding GbsR/MarR family transcriptional regulator: MSPKIESFVMHCGEMGSRWGFNRTVGQMYGLILISEEALSAVDIAEALNISRGNVSMGIKELQSWRLVNLQHKAGDRKDYYVPAGSIWEMANRVFEERRKREMDPTLSLLRDNLLDEPANQQEVYAQQKMHEIHDLLETITQWASELQRMSPEKLNTLMKLGSGVGKVLDLKDRILKSGSVK, encoded by the coding sequence ATGTCACCAAAAATTGAGTCATTTGTGATGCACTGCGGAGAAATGGGCAGTCGCTGGGGGTTTAACCGCACTGTGGGCCAAATGTACGGCTTAATATTAATCAGTGAAGAAGCGCTTAGTGCGGTTGATATTGCCGAGGCACTTAATATTTCGCGTGGCAACGTCAGCATGGGAATAAAAGAGCTACAGTCTTGGCGATTGGTTAACTTGCAACATAAAGCTGGCGATCGCAAAGATTATTACGTACCAGCAGGCAGTATTTGGGAAATGGCTAATCGGGTATTTGAAGAGCGCCGTAAACGTGAAATGGACCCTACATTGTCATTATTACGTGATAACTTGCTTGATGAACCCGCTAACCAACAAGAAGTGTATGCCCAACAAAAAATGCATGAAATTCATGACTTACTCGAAACCATTACCCAATGGGCCAGTGAGTTACAACGTATGAGCCCAGAAAAACTCAATACCTTAATGAAATTAGGGTCCGGTGTGGGCAAAGTATTAGACCTAAAAGATAGAATTTTGAAAAGCGGCTCTGTTAAATAA
- a CDS encoding VC0807 family protein has product MPAKKNNLLLDIIFSVVAPSVILMKLSSPEQLGPLYALLIALAFPLGWGAYDLAKSKTVNFIAALGLVSVLLTGGIGLFELDTKWLAVKEALVPAVFGLIVFASGFGKSPLVRKFLLDTGVMNTNLINQRLEETGTTQEFNARIRQANFYLSLTFVFSSVMNFVLATWLVTAPTGSEAFNEQLGELTLLSYPMIAIPAWLMMVAILFYIWRTLTRLTGLSMEQLLEGD; this is encoded by the coding sequence ATGCCAGCTAAGAAAAACAACCTATTGCTCGATATTATTTTTAGTGTCGTCGCTCCTTCTGTCATTTTAATGAAGCTCAGTTCACCTGAACAACTGGGTCCCTTGTATGCGTTACTCATTGCCTTGGCATTTCCTTTAGGTTGGGGTGCCTACGATTTAGCTAAAAGTAAAACGGTAAATTTTATTGCTGCACTGGGCTTAGTAAGCGTACTCCTAACCGGGGGCATAGGTTTATTTGAACTTGATACTAAATGGCTAGCAGTTAAAGAAGCATTAGTGCCTGCGGTATTTGGTCTAATTGTGTTTGCATCAGGATTTGGTAAAAGCCCACTGGTGCGCAAGTTTTTACTCGACACCGGTGTGATGAATACCAATCTTATTAACCAACGTTTAGAAGAGACAGGAACGACGCAAGAGTTTAATGCCCGCATTAGACAAGCCAACTTTTACTTATCATTGACCTTTGTTTTTTCATCTGTGATGAACTTTGTGCTCGCTACTTGGCTAGTAACAGCTCCAACGGGCAGTGAAGCATTTAACGAACAACTAGGCGAGCTCACATTATTAAGTTACCCAATGATTGCTATCCCTGCTTGGCTCATGATGGTAGCTATTTTGTTTTATATCTGGCGTACTCTGACGCGCTTAACAGGGTTAAGCATGGAGCAGTTATTAGAAGGCGACTAA
- a CDS encoding diacylglycerol kinase yields the protein MNTIKQQNSVNKPNGAGIGRIFKATHCSFKGLSAAWQYESAFRQELTLAIILLPFAFILASSNHHLLMLISCLTLILFAEIINSALEALADAITLEHHTLIGRAKDMGSAAVFIALSLTAIVWGQAIYQYFFDIFVLI from the coding sequence GTGAATACCATTAAACAACAAAATAGTGTCAATAAACCCAATGGTGCCGGTATTGGACGAATATTTAAAGCCACGCACTGCTCATTTAAGGGTCTAAGTGCGGCATGGCAATACGAATCTGCATTTAGGCAGGAGCTCACACTAGCAATCATATTGTTGCCCTTTGCCTTTATTCTCGCATCCTCTAACCATCATTTATTAATGTTAATTAGTTGCTTAACACTGATTTTATTTGCCGAAATTATAAACTCTGCACTCGAAGCTTTAGCTGATGCCATCACGCTTGAGCATCACACGCTGATAGGTCGAGCAAAAGATATGGGCTCTGCGGCGGTTTTTATAGCCTTGAGCTTAACAGCAATTGTGTGGGGACAGGCTATTTATCAATATTTTTTTGATATTTTTGTTTTGATATGA
- a CDS encoding ShlB/FhaC/HecB family hemolysin secretion/activation protein, translating into MSNTTTHQPPVTSTQTEARVNCIAALHLNRRKSALIFLCLSSFTAASDELECNQGAENQALFTIESMQLISHPVFEENKANSLYLHSVANWLHINTQEQVIKDLLPFTEHDEISTMELTQAERLLNDHSFLRKSQISLIDACNDSDKKQLKVETWDTWSLLPSISFGRRAGNNKFGFGFKEDNFLGLGIHAGIQYKKDHLRSGYQLDFRIPLNIAKLSTLALEFTDNDDGRKTYLSYSKPFYQQSSKQQYLISTLTDKRLDSIHQNGELAWQFSHKTEQTEFAYGHLMAYTSAGVIRAHFGITKEQHLFTHLTSDVLSTLPTDRSFTFPWFGLEFNQADYKTFSNIRFINHREDINLGWQFISKIGKDLNTAGDNNNAGYHFENNLTKGVQWHDTLMIFSASNTIHWQKQQPNHHKYAAEFELHQYLTPQWAGYLKTNWISEKNQYLDNPLTLGGDTGVRGYSNQFQHGEHRWSASAELRYNPHWELYQLVNVAWAGFVDHGKAWGQTNTENLTDSSLKSIGLGLRLFSSHSSEGNVVHMDLIKPLTTGVNVDSWQWAVQVKHSL; encoded by the coding sequence ATGAGCAATACAACGACACATCAACCACCAGTTACAAGTACTCAAACTGAAGCTCGAGTGAATTGTATTGCCGCTCTTCACTTGAACCGACGCAAATCCGCTTTGATTTTTTTATGCTTAAGCAGTTTTACTGCTGCGAGTGATGAACTTGAATGTAATCAAGGCGCTGAAAACCAAGCGCTATTTACAATCGAATCCATGCAACTGATTAGCCATCCAGTGTTTGAGGAAAATAAAGCCAACAGTCTCTACCTTCATAGCGTAGCAAATTGGTTACATATCAATACTCAAGAACAGGTTATTAAAGATTTACTGCCCTTTACAGAGCATGACGAAATATCAACTATGGAACTTACGCAAGCTGAACGGCTCCTCAATGACCATTCTTTTTTGCGTAAAAGTCAGATAAGCCTCATCGATGCGTGTAATGACAGCGATAAAAAGCAGCTCAAAGTAGAAACCTGGGACACTTGGTCATTGCTGCCAAGTATTAGTTTTGGTCGTCGTGCTGGCAATAATAAATTTGGCTTTGGTTTCAAAGAAGATAACTTTTTAGGCCTCGGTATTCACGCCGGGATCCAATATAAAAAAGACCATTTACGGTCAGGCTATCAATTGGATTTTCGCATTCCTTTAAACATTGCCAAACTATCCACTCTTGCACTTGAGTTCACTGATAATGACGATGGCCGAAAAACCTATTTGTCTTACAGCAAACCGTTTTACCAACAGTCGTCTAAGCAGCAATATTTAATTTCAACATTAACTGACAAGCGCTTAGACAGTATTCATCAAAATGGTGAGCTTGCATGGCAATTTTCTCATAAAACTGAGCAAACAGAGTTCGCGTACGGGCACTTAATGGCATATACGAGCGCTGGCGTCATTCGAGCACACTTTGGGATCACCAAAGAACAACATCTGTTTACTCATTTAACAAGCGACGTATTGTCAACTCTACCTACGGATAGATCCTTTACTTTCCCTTGGTTCGGACTCGAGTTTAACCAAGCAGATTACAAAACCTTCTCAAATATTCGTTTTATCAATCATCGAGAAGATATTAATTTAGGTTGGCAATTTATCAGCAAAATAGGCAAAGATCTTAATACCGCTGGCGATAATAATAACGCGGGTTATCACTTTGAAAATAACCTAACTAAAGGGGTGCAGTGGCACGATACTCTAATGATTTTTTCTGCCAGCAACACAATCCACTGGCAAAAACAACAACCAAACCACCATAAATATGCTGCCGAATTTGAACTGCATCAATACCTCACACCACAGTGGGCAGGATATTTAAAAACAAACTGGATAAGTGAAAAAAATCAATATCTTGATAACCCATTAACCCTAGGTGGCGATACAGGAGTTAGGGGCTATTCAAATCAATTTCAACATGGGGAACACCGTTGGTCAGCCAGCGCAGAGCTGCGTTATAACCCCCATTGGGAACTGTATCAGCTCGTTAATGTGGCCTGGGCGGGATTTGTCGATCATGGTAAAGCATGGGGGCAAACTAATACCGAGAACCTAACAGATTCAAGCTTAAAAAGTATTGGCCTTGGACTGAGATTATTCTCATCACATTCAAGCGAAGGCAACGTGGTGCATATGGACCTTATAAAACCCTTAACAACAGGGGTCAATGTCGATAGTTGGCAATGGGCCGTACAAGTAAAACACAGCCTTTAA
- a CDS encoding phosphoethanolamine transferase yields the protein MEKLETYSLFSRYDAINIALKRLKKQLVISPLSLFILTAVFIILVANSVFFTKLTAVYPWQEHITFIVSLSLLTIALTCLLMLLLNVILPAKVVVITLLLISALVDYYAVAFGVLIDKTMLQNIAETDIAEAKDIITLSLGAKVLLLAILPSVILCQFQLKSISRLQSLRQQALSILAIIIIIPLLIAPFSAQYSSFFRLHKELRYYTNPLFPIYSTFSYAANTLSSAHKKEFVRLTQYIEKNSTTKQPKLMILVVGETVRADHFALNGYQRDTTPNLSQQPDLINFSNVSSCGTSTAVSVPCMFSFSGREDFDINSAKTTENVLDVLATSGVSVIWRDNNSSSKGVADRLTYQSYRSSDVNTECDVECRDLGMLVGLQQYINQQNQDTLIVLHQMGNHGPAYYKRYPASFEFFTPACQSAELSDCSKDEIINAYDNAIRYTDHFLAEVIGLLKANSAQYNTVMLYVSDHGESLGENGLYLHGMPYSFAPKAQTHIPMVAWFSAPYIDAEKTKTHQRHPYSHDALSSTLLSLFEVSTDLDLPKDISSTLFYFKTDVGH from the coding sequence ATGGAAAAACTAGAAACTTATTCTTTATTCTCAAGATATGATGCAATAAACATAGCGCTTAAGAGGCTCAAAAAACAGCTTGTGATTTCACCCTTGTCACTTTTTATACTGACTGCTGTCTTCATTATTTTAGTAGCCAATAGCGTCTTTTTTACCAAGCTAACTGCGGTCTATCCTTGGCAAGAACACATCACTTTTATTGTCTCCTTGAGTTTATTAACGATTGCGCTCACATGTTTATTAATGCTTTTACTGAATGTCATTTTACCTGCAAAAGTCGTCGTCATAACGCTTTTATTGATCAGTGCGCTAGTCGATTATTATGCCGTTGCTTTTGGCGTTTTGATTGATAAAACCATGCTGCAAAATATTGCCGAAACCGATATTGCTGAAGCCAAAGATATCATCACCCTCAGTTTAGGCGCAAAAGTACTTTTACTTGCGATCTTACCCTCGGTGATACTTTGCCAATTTCAGTTAAAAAGCATCTCGCGGTTACAGAGTTTACGTCAGCAAGCGCTTAGTATTTTAGCCATTATTATCATCATTCCTTTATTAATAGCGCCATTTAGCGCGCAATACAGTAGCTTTTTTCGACTGCACAAAGAACTCCGCTATTATACGAATCCGCTGTTTCCGATTTATTCTACTTTTAGTTATGCGGCAAATACCCTCTCAAGCGCACATAAAAAAGAGTTTGTCAGGCTCACCCAGTATATTGAAAAAAACAGTACCACCAAACAGCCTAAGTTAATGATTTTGGTGGTTGGCGAAACAGTACGAGCCGATCATTTCGCCTTAAATGGCTATCAACGTGATACCACTCCCAATTTATCACAGCAGCCAGATCTTATTAATTTTAGCAACGTAAGTTCATGTGGTACCTCCACCGCGGTATCGGTCCCTTGCATGTTTTCATTTAGTGGCCGAGAGGATTTTGATATCAACAGTGCTAAAACCACCGAAAATGTGCTTGATGTATTAGCCACTAGCGGAGTAAGCGTTATTTGGCGTGATAATAACTCAAGTTCAAAAGGGGTCGCAGATAGACTGACTTACCAAAGTTATCGCAGCTCTGACGTCAATACTGAGTGTGATGTCGAGTGTCGCGACTTAGGTATGCTGGTTGGTTTGCAGCAGTACATCAATCAGCAAAACCAAGATACGCTCATTGTATTACACCAAATGGGCAACCACGGACCAGCCTATTACAAACGCTATCCAGCATCGTTTGAATTTTTCACCCCAGCTTGCCAATCAGCAGAGCTGTCAGATTGCAGCAAGGACGAGATTATCAACGCCTATGATAATGCAATCAGATACACCGACCACTTTTTGGCTGAGGTGATTGGGCTACTTAAGGCAAATTCAGCGCAATACAATACGGTTATGCTCTATGTCAGTGATCACGGAGAATCGCTTGGCGAAAATGGCCTTTATTTACATGGTATGCCTTATTCGTTTGCTCCAAAGGCACAAACTCATATTCCCATGGTGGCTTGGTTTTCGGCACCTTATATCGACGCAGAAAAAACAAAAACCCATCAACGTCATCCTTATTCCCACGATGCTTTGTCAAGCACCTTGCTGTCGCTGTTTGAAGTAAGTACAGATCTTGATCTGCCCAAAGATATCAGCAGTACTCTTTTTTATTTTAAGACCGATGTAGGCCATTAA
- a CDS encoding ATP-binding protein, whose protein sequence is MPLTLGLDVKKLTLTLVTAMLTAIIFLGWGIDNLFNEYQRKEGTDEFALHKQLITSLAFTLDKIENVEQFISIWQSQNQQQLSLTPLAEFPLPASLQQNFSQGQPLILESEDFITVNQLLPSKQGVLSLSVAQTTKQHDILTIQIILTTAFYSGILLCAFIWIYPLIKRLQLLQKTAKAFGEGDLSQRIHLVNTSYIVDIENEFNNMAEKIAILLEDNKLLCNAVSHDLRTPLARLRFGIEALSETNSPQNKEKYVKHLSRDIEEMETLVGVLLNYARLEQKMVKVQRIPLKVNKLLHSAVASFASSEQSLVAIDTSGLTDSNLSILGDENYLSMLINNLLTNAQQYAAKKITISTQSTDKGVMLCVCDDGPGIAPNKRDELFKPFTRGDIQLSHKGYGMGLAIVHRVALWHGAQVSISQSDELGGAQFTVLFPQ, encoded by the coding sequence TTGCCGCTGACGCTTGGTCTTGATGTGAAAAAACTCACCCTGACCTTGGTTACTGCAATGCTGACCGCCATCATTTTTTTAGGATGGGGAATAGATAACTTGTTCAATGAATATCAACGAAAAGAAGGTACTGATGAGTTTGCGCTCCACAAACAGCTCATTACCTCATTAGCCTTCACCTTAGATAAAATTGAAAACGTTGAACAATTTATCAGTATTTGGCAAAGCCAAAACCAGCAACAATTATCCTTGACTCCTTTAGCCGAGTTTCCCTTGCCTGCAAGCCTGCAACAAAATTTCAGCCAAGGCCAACCTTTAATACTTGAGTCGGAAGATTTTATCACTGTGAATCAGTTGTTGCCGTCAAAACAAGGTGTGCTATCGCTTAGCGTTGCGCAAACAACCAAACAGCACGATATCTTAACCATACAAATTATTTTAACGACCGCATTTTATTCGGGGATTCTTTTGTGTGCCTTTATATGGATTTATCCATTGATTAAACGATTGCAGCTATTACAAAAAACAGCTAAAGCCTTTGGTGAAGGGGATTTATCGCAGCGAATTCATCTAGTAAATACTTCTTATATTGTTGATATTGAGAATGAATTTAATAATATGGCAGAAAAAATAGCTATCTTACTAGAAGATAATAAGCTCTTATGTAATGCAGTTTCCCACGATTTACGCACCCCTTTAGCTCGGTTACGCTTTGGAATTGAAGCTCTAAGTGAAACCAACAGTCCGCAAAATAAAGAAAAGTATGTTAAACATTTGAGCCGAGATATTGAAGAAATGGAAACTTTGGTAGGTGTCTTGCTCAATTATGCGCGTCTTGAACAAAAGATGGTCAAAGTACAACGAATACCATTGAAGGTAAATAAACTGCTCCACAGTGCGGTAGCGAGTTTCGCTTCAAGTGAGCAATCTCTGGTCGCAATCGATACCTCTGGCTTAACAGATAGTAATCTCTCGATACTGGGTGATGAAAACTATCTATCAATGCTAATCAATAACTTACTTACTAATGCCCAGCAATACGCAGCTAAAAAAATAACAATATCCACGCAATCCACTGATAAGGGTGTGATGCTGTGCGTGTGTGACGATGGACCAGGCATTGCGCCTAACAAACGCGATGAACTATTTAAACCATTCACTCGTGGTGATATTCAATTAAGCCATAAAGGCTATGGCATGGGACTGGCAATTGTACACCGAGTGGCATTATGGCACGGCGCACAGGTCAGTATAAGTCAATCTGACGAATTAGGAGGCGCCCAATTTACTGTGTTATTTCCCCAATAA
- a CDS encoding winged helix-turn-helix domain-containing protein gives MLVEDDMSLAEWFGDYLTEHGYLVTLVNRGDAAVELIRTDLPELVVLDIMLPVKDGFDVCKEARAFYQGPILMMTARDDEMDEILGLELGADDYVTKPVKPRVLLSRIKALLRRSNTPNQPNAETNLNEGLIELGSLYIDAPSRAVKLHGQTIAISSNEFDLLWYLAQSAGQVVSRTELFNQLRGSEYDGFDRSIDIFISRLRKKLGDDANHPYRIKTVWGKGYLLAADAWS, from the coding sequence ATGCTGGTTGAAGACGATATGTCTTTGGCCGAATGGTTTGGTGATTATCTCACCGAACATGGCTATTTAGTGACCTTAGTTAATCGGGGTGATGCCGCAGTTGAGCTCATTAGAACGGATCTGCCAGAGTTAGTCGTGCTCGATATTATGCTACCTGTCAAAGATGGTTTTGATGTTTGCAAAGAAGCACGCGCGTTTTATCAAGGCCCCATTTTGATGATGACTGCCCGTGATGATGAAATGGACGAAATATTAGGGCTTGAATTAGGGGCTGATGATTACGTCACCAAGCCAGTAAAACCGCGCGTTTTATTATCAAGAATAAAAGCCTTATTGCGCCGCTCAAACACCCCCAACCAACCGAATGCTGAAACTAATTTAAATGAAGGGCTTATTGAGCTTGGCTCACTCTATATTGATGCACCTTCCCGCGCCGTCAAGTTACATGGCCAAACCATCGCCATTTCATCAAATGAATTTGACCTTTTATGGTATTTAGCACAATCAGCGGGTCAAGTTGTGAGTCGAACAGAGCTTTTCAATCAACTGCGCGGCAGTGAATACGATGGTTTTGATCGCAGTATCGATATATTTATTTCTCGGTTACGCAAAAAATTAGGCGATGACGCCAATCATCCTTATCGCATAAAAACGGTCTGGGGTAAGGGCTATTTACTTGCCGCTGACGCTTGGTCTTGA
- a CDS encoding DUF3019 domain-containing protein — MSFNCSQTVLQLTPTHVMMVLLCLLPLVSTHTQANMAEKVSNLHVTPNRCVALRQGQTCFQDITFKWQQAEVANYCLIELSTSQPLKCWQHATRGEYSIDFKSEKSLTYVLRKDKESTNLASSTVTVSWVYKSSKRPKSSWKLF, encoded by the coding sequence ATGTCTTTTAATTGTAGCCAAACAGTACTACAGCTCACCCCTACTCATGTAATGATGGTTTTATTATGTCTGCTGCCACTTGTGAGCACGCATACTCAAGCCAACATGGCTGAAAAAGTAAGTAATTTGCATGTCACTCCTAACCGATGTGTTGCGCTGCGCCAAGGTCAAACCTGTTTTCAGGATATAACATTTAAATGGCAACAAGCAGAAGTCGCAAACTATTGCTTAATTGAGTTGTCAACCTCACAGCCTTTAAAATGCTGGCAACATGCAACAAGAGGTGAGTATAGCATCGATTTTAAGTCAGAAAAATCATTAACTTATGTATTACGTAAAGATAAAGAGTCAACCAATCTCGCCTCATCAACCGTCACCGTCTCATGGGTCTATAAATCCTCTAAACGCCCAAAATCTAGTTGGAAACTATTTTGA
- a CDS encoding MipA/OmpV family protein yields MIYSLVKKTIGATFLFALFTSCAYAADLARSLISNTDENSTPENFFELGVGTTAYVGSLFNDQDGKEYEAGITFTGSYNWQNFFFDIANKASDPVLLGYTVYNQHNWSFDVIFTGPGSGLRRDENDINVEGINDRDNNSMLGGRLTGYVGENIVQLMLKHDVSRKNDGTIASALIGQNWQVRNINFHGLIGLSFRDAKHNDYYYGVTEQEATDSGFSPYRGKSSLNLDSSVGLTYPISQNWVLRAEAFAGSNFGNTKSPLFSKARHFYTVIGCSIRYVF; encoded by the coding sequence GTGATTTATTCACTTGTTAAAAAAACCATCGGTGCGACTTTTTTGTTTGCTCTTTTTACGTCTTGTGCTTACGCTGCAGATTTGGCTCGTTCGTTAATTTCAAATACCGATGAAAATAGTACACCTGAAAACTTTTTTGAATTAGGTGTCGGCACAACGGCTTATGTTGGCTCATTGTTTAATGATCAAGATGGCAAGGAGTATGAGGCCGGCATTACCTTCACTGGCAGTTACAATTGGCAAAATTTTTTCTTTGATATCGCAAACAAAGCGTCCGACCCTGTCTTACTAGGGTACACCGTTTACAATCAACACAATTGGTCGTTTGATGTCATTTTTACTGGACCTGGTTCTGGCTTAAGAAGAGATGAAAACGATATTAATGTTGAAGGCATCAACGACAGAGATAATAACTCAATGTTAGGTGGCAGATTAACCGGCTATGTTGGTGAAAACATCGTGCAGTTGATGTTAAAACACGACGTTTCTAGAAAAAATGATGGCACCATTGCGAGCGCACTAATAGGCCAAAACTGGCAAGTGCGAAACATCAACTTTCATGGCCTAATCGGACTTTCGTTTCGAGATGCCAAGCACAACGATTATTACTACGGTGTGACAGAGCAAGAAGCAACTGACTCCGGTTTTAGCCCATATAGAGGTAAATCTTCTTTAAACTTAGATTCTTCAGTGGGTTTGACCTACCCAATATCGCAAAATTGGGTTTTACGAGCTGAAGCATTTGCAGGGTCAAATTTTGGCAATACTAAAAGTCCATTATTTAGTAAGGCAAGACACTTTTATACTGTGATTGGTTGTAGCATTCGTTATGTCTTTTAA
- a CDS encoding GNAT family N-acetyltransferase, with product MNPPVLETKKLVLRAFETKDLALFAQYRAEQSVAQYQSWTHYTYQDAIELFQSMDYATFGSPGNWYQLAITLSETDELVGDLAIHFIDNEQLEIGFTVAPAYQGQHVAFQAVSRFLNYAFADLNIHRVIAITDSKNSASFRLLEKLGFRREAHFVQNILFKGAWGDEYLYALLQSEYSFS from the coding sequence ATGAACCCCCCAGTATTAGAAACAAAAAAGTTAGTGCTTAGAGCCTTCGAAACAAAGGATTTAGCATTATTTGCCCAGTACCGCGCAGAGCAAAGCGTGGCGCAGTATCAAAGTTGGACTCATTATACCTACCAAGATGCAATTGAACTTTTTCAAAGCATGGATTATGCAACGTTTGGTTCACCGGGCAACTGGTATCAACTTGCAATCACATTAAGTGAGACAGATGAATTAGTTGGCGATTTAGCAATTCATTTTATTGATAATGAGCAGCTTGAAATTGGCTTTACGGTTGCACCCGCTTACCAAGGTCAGCATGTTGCATTCCAAGCGGTATCGCGGTTTTTAAATTATGCATTTGCTGATTTGAATATCCACCGTGTGATAGCAATAACAGATAGTAAAAATAGTGCTTCATTTAGGTTACTTGAGAAGTTAGGGTTTCGTCGTGAAGCGCATTTTGTACAAAATATTTTATTTAAAGGCGCATGGGGAGATGAATACCTTTATGCCCTGTTACAGTCTGAATATAGCTTTAGCTAA